The Rhodamnia argentea isolate NSW1041297 chromosome 7, ASM2092103v1, whole genome shotgun sequence genome contains the following window.
CTAGATGTTTGTAAATATCGTCAAATGTGTGAACATTTGTTCATACATGCAATGACTATCTTGGTGCATTGAAGTCGCTCACTCTGTTAATTGCATCTCTCTTAGAAGCTCAGGTTCAAGGAAAGGAGATGGGACTCCAAAAGGATGCTAGGCTCTGGTGGAATGCCATCATCACATTCTGCAACTGTCACTGCTCTAGCAGTGGCTATAGGTCTGCAAGAAGGAACTGGGGGATCTGCATTTGCCATTGCAGTTGTGTTGGCTTGCGTTGTATGTCCTCTGATCCTCATGTTTCGTTTTATGGCATTCGTACGCCTTCTCTTTTATGTTAAACATGTGTTTTTTTCACACATTTTCGCCTTTATACTTTATCTGTAGGTGATGTATGATGCCTCAGGCGTCAGGCTTCATGCTGGCAGACAAGCTGAAGTATGTCTGCTGTCACGATCATGTATCATTTGTTGCTTTAGCATGTGTAGCACCATATTCAGAGTAATCATAGATTGACGATTTGTTATTTGTGATTGTCTCTGACTGCAGTTATTAAATCAAATCGTTTGTGAGTTTCCTCCAGAACACCCGTTATCCACTGTTAGACCTCTACGTGAGTTACTTGGGCATACACCACTTCAGGTATGTTGCACTTCTACTGCATCTCTTGTAACACTGTAAGCAAAAATCTACCGTTTTCCCACTGCTCGAATTCCCCTTCCTCCCTCTGTCTTCCCTTTTGCCACCTTCTAAAGGAAAATGATAAAAGATCATGTTTCATTCATAAGGAGTGAAAAGT
Protein-coding sequences here:
- the LOC115750858 gene encoding uncharacterized membrane protein YuiD — encoded protein: MDEVLTAGDATSTSSATTSGAEQSSLLPYNLPLISAFLAFALAQFLKLFTTWFKERRWDSKRMLGSGGMPSSHSATVTALAVAIGLQEGTGGSAFAIAVVLACVVMYDASGVRLHAGRQAELLNQIVCEFPPEHPLSTVRPLRELLGHTPLQVVAGAILGCVVAYLMRNTD